Proteins encoded in a region of the Teredinibacter purpureus genome:
- a CDS encoding valine--pyruvate transaminase, translating to MKLSNIGQQLGRDAGIVSLMEDLGDALNVNPNMLFLGGGNPAAIPAVERRLAAHLQAIVSDPQQVNKLLGVYQSPQGNETFIAALAKYLQKTQGWAITERNLAITNGSQSAFFLLFNLLAGRDTEDCERKIYLPLVPEYLGYRDQALSPDMFKSFRPEIELLGDHRFKYKIDFNALTIKEDIAALCVSRPTNPTGNVLTDEEMQRLNALSCEHNVPLIVDCAYGAPFPGILYQPVNNVWQPNTIFVLSLSKLGLPGVRTGIVVAHEAIIEKLVCANTIVSLANGNLGPMLGTKLLLEDNIDALCQQTLLPYYEQKRKLMLELIARYLVGHDYRIHASEGAFFLWLWFPSLTVTSEILYQHLKQRNVLVMAGEHFFFGLEEGWPHSRQCLRLNFCQSEAVMTEALIILADELHRCRYR from the coding sequence ATGAAACTTTCTAACATTGGACAGCAGCTTGGTCGTGACGCCGGTATCGTGAGCTTAATGGAAGACTTGGGCGACGCTCTGAATGTAAACCCGAATATGCTTTTTTTAGGGGGTGGAAACCCAGCCGCTATTCCAGCGGTGGAGCGGCGATTAGCGGCGCATCTACAAGCAATTGTATCGGACCCGCAGCAGGTTAATAAATTATTAGGGGTTTACCAGTCGCCACAAGGTAATGAAACTTTTATAGCCGCGTTGGCTAAGTACCTGCAAAAAACACAGGGTTGGGCGATTACAGAGCGAAATTTAGCCATTACCAATGGCAGCCAGTCGGCCTTTTTTCTGTTGTTTAATTTGTTGGCGGGGCGCGATACGGAAGATTGTGAGCGGAAGATCTATTTGCCGCTAGTACCCGAGTATTTGGGGTATCGAGATCAAGCCCTGTCACCCGATATGTTCAAGAGCTTTCGTCCCGAGATTGAATTACTCGGTGACCACCGTTTTAAATATAAAATCGATTTTAATGCGTTGACCATCAAGGAGGATATAGCGGCATTGTGTGTATCACGGCCTACAAACCCCACGGGTAATGTTTTGACCGATGAGGAAATGCAGCGTCTTAATGCGTTAAGTTGTGAGCATAACGTGCCGTTGATTGTCGATTGTGCCTATGGAGCTCCTTTCCCCGGGATTTTGTACCAGCCGGTTAATAATGTTTGGCAGCCGAATACAATATTTGTATTGAGTTTGTCCAAGCTGGGTTTGCCGGGGGTGCGAACGGGTATAGTGGTCGCACACGAAGCTATCATTGAGAAGCTCGTGTGTGCCAATACCATTGTCAGTTTGGCGAATGGTAATCTTGGGCCTATGTTAGGTACCAAATTGTTGCTGGAAGACAATATTGATGCGTTGTGCCAGCAAACGTTATTGCCTTATTACGAGCAAAAACGAAAGCTGATGTTGGAGTTGATTGCCCGGTACCTCGTAGGGCATGACTACCGAATCCATGCTTCGGAAGGCGCTTTTTTTCTCTGGCTTTGGTTTCCCTCATTAACGGTTACGTCTGAAATACTCTATCAGCATTTGAAACAGCGAAACGTGCTAGTAATGGCAGGGGAGCATTTTTTCTTTGGGTTAGAAGAGGGCTGGCCGCACAGCCGGCAATGCCTGCGCTTAAACTTCTGTCAAAGCGAAGCCGTTATGACAGAGGCATTGATTATTCTTGCGGATGAATTACACCGTTGTCGTTACCGTTAG
- a CDS encoding gluconokinase, with protein sequence MNDSDQTPLLSHLSSTPLMVIVMGVSGCGKTTVAQSLASQLGIQSLDADDFHSETNKAHMASGLPLTDDMRLPWVKTLRAHLEALSRTHKSCTLAFSGLRKEHRDLLRISEANVRFLHLHGSKELILARMKTREDHFMPTSLLDSQFAALEAPNEHDIIPLDIDQPLNQLVENALIQLKQSL encoded by the coding sequence ATGAATGATAGCGATCAAACCCCCCTGCTTTCACACCTGTCTAGCACGCCATTAATGGTGATTGTAATGGGCGTTTCGGGGTGCGGAAAAACGACCGTCGCACAATCGCTAGCAAGCCAATTGGGAATCCAAAGCCTAGATGCCGACGATTTCCACAGCGAGACCAATAAAGCTCATATGGCTAGCGGCTTGCCGCTAACAGACGATATGCGACTACCCTGGGTGAAAACATTACGCGCGCATTTGGAAGCGCTATCGCGCACCCACAAAAGCTGTACTCTTGCTTTTTCTGGGCTGCGCAAAGAGCATCGCGACCTACTCCGCATCTCGGAGGCAAATGTCCGTTTTTTACATTTACACGGCAGCAAAGAACTCATACTTGCTCGAATGAAGACTAGAGAAGACCATTTTATGCCGACCTCGCTACTCGACAGCCAGTTCGCCGCACTCGAAGCACCCAACGAACACGATATTATCCCGCTTGATATAGACCAGCCCCTTAATCAACTCGTTGAAAATGCGTTAATTCAACTGAAGCAAAGCCTCTAA
- a CDS encoding LacI family DNA-binding transcriptional regulator, whose product MSDVAELAGVSAITVSRVINRPEKVSAVVKQKVFSAIDSLGYIPNHSASALASSRSGVIGVVIPSLSNSVFNDVLKGIYEVTGPTGYHVVLADSHYSPLEEERMVRTLLGQSPEAMIITGGNQTELTRNMLLGAGIPIVQIMESVDEPIDMNVGFSHREAAFEVVSKIVAAGYTKLGFLGARMDSRAQQRLQGYRNAMEAQGLFNDDWVMTTPRPSSIAMGGELFTSLMAKSEGECNAVFCVNDDLALGTLFECQRMYISVPDKMAICGFNDIEASALVNPPLSSVRVPRYDMGVTAAQMALRVLSDDDNSAAEQHNKIVDSGYQIMMRESTGYKK is encoded by the coding sequence ATGTCAGACGTCGCCGAACTGGCTGGTGTTAGCGCAATCACGGTGTCACGGGTAATTAATCGCCCAGAGAAAGTCTCCGCTGTAGTTAAGCAAAAAGTGTTCAGTGCCATAGATTCACTGGGCTACATTCCGAATCATTCGGCGAGTGCATTAGCCTCATCACGCTCAGGTGTTATTGGCGTTGTAATCCCGTCTTTGTCTAACAGTGTTTTTAATGACGTACTGAAAGGTATATACGAAGTTACGGGGCCTACGGGTTACCACGTGGTATTGGCCGACAGTCATTATTCACCTTTAGAAGAAGAGCGTATGGTGCGTACGCTACTGGGTCAGTCACCTGAAGCAATGATTATTACAGGGGGCAATCAAACCGAGCTTACGCGTAACATGTTGCTAGGTGCGGGTATTCCTATTGTTCAAATAATGGAATCGGTGGATGAGCCCATCGATATGAATGTAGGCTTTTCTCACCGCGAAGCAGCATTTGAGGTTGTGTCTAAAATCGTGGCTGCAGGTTATACCAAACTCGGTTTTCTGGGGGCTCGCATGGACTCGCGCGCGCAGCAGCGATTACAAGGGTACCGCAATGCCATGGAAGCACAGGGTTTGTTTAACGATGACTGGGTGATGACCACACCTAGGCCTTCGTCTATTGCAATGGGGGGGGAGCTATTTACCAGCCTCATGGCTAAATCTGAAGGCGAATGCAACGCGGTTTTTTGTGTAAACGATGATTTAGCCTTGGGCACACTGTTTGAATGCCAACGAATGTATATTTCGGTTCCCGATAAAATGGCTATCTGTGGATTTAATGATATTGAGGCATCTGCGCTGGTGAACCCGCCGTTATCCAGCGTGCGCGTACCTCGATATGATATGGGGGTAACAGCCGCGCAGATGGCGTTACGTGTATTATCTGATGACGACAATTCTGCGGCAGAGCAACACAATAAAATTGTCGATTCTGGCTATCAAATTATGATGAGAGAATCGACGGGTTATAAAAAATAA